The nucleotide window CAAACAAGAAGAATCAGTTTAGAAACCAATATCTAAATGAAAAGAGGCTAAAGCTGTCGATTTCAGTTAAAACGTCTACACAGCTGAAACGAAGCAGTAAATTTTTTGACAATCATAATGGAGTGACAGGCatgaaatccaggcaaagagaggTTCATGAATAAGGCTGAAGGATTTGGAAGAAAATGTTGGCGTAGAGTTGGGCAGTTGAAGGAGATGATTTCCATCTCATACATAGTTCATGATCTGAGAATCTATGCAGACAAAGGATATTGTCAACAGGAACATGATCAGTGCAAGGTGCACAAAAACACCTGAAGTTTACCTCTTTGGAACCATGACTTTCGAACAGCTTTGTGGATTTTCCATTCGTGCTTCTCTAGAAATTCATCAACCCTTTGTGATTGGAGGAGTAGAGGCCCTGACAGATCTACTTTTTCTTCTCGATAACCCTGAAAATTTTGGAGTCAAGTAGCAAATGATTAGCTAAGCGAATGGTATAGAAGAAAGTAAAAGAATGTCAGTAGCTGCATCAGTACCAAGCTCCTGTTCCTAGGCATTACTGCTCCTTCTGACAAATCTTGAGAAGGATGGGCGCTCAAAGAATATACTGAGTCCTGAAAGTCTGGAGGTATCCAATGCTTCAGCGTTGCATTTCTTGTCAACTCATAGGGCTTATGGCCTTTTGAGCTGGAATAGGGTACATGTTGAAGATCTCCATTTCCTACTCCATTTAACTTGAAAGTACTTTTAGCCTGTGAAACATTTGATGGGTTAAACTTTTCCAATTCGACCTGTCTAGATCTGGATCCAGCATGAGATTTGATGTGTCGTTGGTCTTCTTTTGGTCTCTTTGTCCGTGCAAAGCTGGTAGAGGCAGAAACGTCCAGCAGCCCTGAGGAAGGAAGACCTCTTTGAGGGATTTGCTTGACATGTCTACCCTCATCTCGAAATGTAAGACTTGGCGTCGGCTGCAGATCaaccaataatcttttattatcATTTGCTACTGGAATCTTTCTTTTTTTGCCACTTCTATTCATTCCTTGAGCATTTCTTGAACCCTGCCAGAAACATGGAGTTTTTAATATTGTCGTGCCAATAAATACTACAAGATTTTTTTATTGCTTATATCGAACCATTTTGAAGATAACCATCTTTTAATTTTCATGCACAGAGAGAGACAGACCTCTTTGTGAGATGCTATCTTTGCTAGGGCATTTGATTCTCGTGAAGGCTTAAGTGCTCTTGAAGGTTTTCTTGTGGCCTCTACAATGTGTGATCTGCTCTTGACAATCCTCCTGAAATTACAGAGTAAATTGATTAAAAAATGTTTGACAATCAAGTAAAGAATTGCTCTTTATGTAAAAGGAAAGGAAGTTGTGCTACCATCATATCAAACAAACAATCAGATACTTGGATGAACAACTAGTCTGAACATTTGAAAGGTAGAAAGAAAAGTTGTGCTATAGTCATATGAGTAATCAGATAGATGAACAACTAGTTTGAACATTTGAAAGGTAGCTTTTCTTTGCAAAATGAACATCACCAAAGTAGTTTCATTAGTCAGTAGATAATTTCAGGGAGCAAAAGAAGCTCAGATTTGAAATGTTGTTGTCACTTACGGCGAGAAAAACTCAGAATCTCCCATCCTATATTAAATCTAACACAGCATGTTTTTGACGTAGTATGTTTTAGCTATTAACTAGCTGTAAACTAACCTTTTTTTGGTTTCATAAGCTTAAATGACAACCAATtctttaaattatattaaattcttGATTATCCATCTGGTCATCATGTTAAAGTTCCAGTATATAACAATCCAGGTTCCTTTAAGCACACCAGTTACACCATAAGACCTGATAGAACCCACATATAACAGTATTAAGTTTCAACTATGCTATCAAAAAAGAGACTATATCATGTTTTTTGGAGAAAAAGTTTTTTGTCACCTTTGTGACTCCTCCCGAAACTTTGCATCGATTTCTTTGTTAGGCTGGTATTTTGGCAAGCTGGATGGATCACATGCATAAGGCTTTGTCCTGAAGTACTGAACAAGCATGGGAAAAAAATTAGACCGTAAAAACTGACATGCTTTGTAGATCCTTAATAATGTTAAAGCATATTATCATGAAAACCATATAGACAAGTGAGATAACAGAAGGCAAGAGGCTATGCACATTAGTGTGAAGCATAATTACTCAGGAAGTCTAAATCTGATCTTAGAATGCAAATAAACAACTCATAAGCCAGATTATACTTAGTTTTGATCTGTAAATTGAGAACCTTCTATATGCATGCAATGTGGTCTGAGAGTATAATCCTGATGACAGGGAATTAGCTTTTCTAGGAAAATGGTAATGCAACAAATCATTTTATCATATATTCTGCTTTTCTAcagttaattattaaaaaaagtctGCTCTTAATCATGATGGGGAGCATCTCTTAATCCTTATTAGCAACCTATAATTATAAATCTCACACAGAGAAGAATACTGAGAAGATATTATCAAAGTAACTCACTAGAGACCAAATCCTACACAAGTGTTTTACCTCAGAAGTAAGAGCAGTAGAAGCTGTGCCACGTTTATTGGGCTCAATAGATAGAAGTGTCTGTAGCAACTTAAATGCACTATCTGGTAAAAAGCGAAATGTCTCTCGGATGCAATTTTCATAAGGATGAGGCTTAAAAATAGTTTCACGGGGCAGGCTGGATTTGTTCCAAAATTCTTCCGGTGGAGAGCCACAGAGCTTAAAGATTTTATGTAGTTGCTCAACCTGAAGATACACAAAAATAATTAGAGCTTCAAGCTACTAATAATGGATTAAATCACCAACAGCATAGTATAGCTACCACCATTTAGCATTCTTTCCCCTGGTGTAATATAAGAGCCATACTGATTTGAGCATAAAGGGGTATTAAGATGGTTATTTAATATCCATGCTCCAAAAGAATGTGAGCTTTGCAACATGGTTCACCTCATGCGCTGCTTCTGGAATCAGTCTTTCTTTGTAATTGTGCAACAATGTATTTCTTAACTAGTTCTAATTCTTGCTTCTGGAGTGTCAGCGTACAACTGCAAATTACACCTAACAACAATGAGAAAGTAAGATTGAGAGGATAATTACCTCAGTTCTTCCTTGCAAGATAGGCTCCCCAAAGAAAAGTTCTGCAAATACACATCCAACGCTCCACAGATCTACGGATGGCTCGTAGTCTGTTGATCCCAGGAGAAGCTCAGGTGGCCGATACCATAACGTCACAACTCGACTGGTTAGTGGTTGCTTATCCTTAGGATCCAAGATGTTTGCCAAACCAAAATCAGCAATCTTCAGAATTCCCTCATTGTTAACCAAAAGATTTGCGCATTTGATGTCGCGGTGTATGACACCATGTGAATGACACTGTTGTAGTCCAGATAGCAATTGGTGCATATAGCATTTGACCTGTAACAAATGAGCACGGTCAATTTCCTGCTGAGCTAGTGAGGTTTGTAGATCTGAAATAGTTCCAAGGTTCGTGCATAACCTGTGGTTCACTGAGTTTGATGTCAGGACAAGATGACAACCCTGCAAGATCATGCTCCATGTATTCTAAAACAAGATATATACTGCACGACAACCGAGAAGTAATTAAGCCCTCCAGTTTTATGACATTTGGATGATCAAGCCTGCGGAGGATCTGTATCTCCCTTGCCATAAACCTAACATTCTCAGGATCAAAATTGTCGAAGCGCACCTTCTTCAGGGCAACAATCCTCCCTGTCTCGATCTCACATGCTCTAAACACACTGCTATAGGTACCTTGCCCGATCTTAGATGCATTTGAAATGAACAAAGATCCTTGTCAGATAACAGTGAGATGAAGAAACAGTGTCGGAACAGAAGAGCAACAAACACAATTTTCCAGCAGTAGCAACAGAAGACCAAGAATAAATATAAGGACATAGCTTAAGCTATTAAGTATGAATAACAGCGGAAAAATGGAATGGAAGTCGTCTCATATGATCTCTAAAATACCTTCTCCAATTTCTCGAAGGAGTCAGCTTTGAGGGGCACCCATCCCTGAATGGCTTCCCCGGCGACGGCGCTGAGCCACGCAGGCCATCCCGCGGCAATCTGCTCCCCTTCGCTGCTCCGATTCAAGTTCCACAGCCGAAAGCTAACGGAGCTGTTGCCGGAGGAGCTCATTTTCCCAGACTCCCCTGACTCGCTACAGTCACCGAACTCATAGTTGGCAAGCTGAGGGCGGTTCCAGAACGACGGCGAAGATTGGAACTCTCCCGAGGTCTCGAGGGTTCCCGAGACGCCCGAGGAGACAAATGCCGGCGTAAGAGGGGCCGCGTTCTTCGACGCTACGCAACCCATCACGGCCTACGATCGGCCGGCTGCCGGCGTGCAATCGGGGAATCCAGGTGGAGGAATTACCTCCCGAGGAAGGGAGAAACACCCACTTGGAGAGATGGGGAAGGGAAccgagaaagggaagaagaacagGAGGCAAAGGAGAACCCCGAGAGGTTCTAACTAAAGATAGAAAAGTGGGATCTTTATTACCTTCGCTTCTCTTTCTCCTCCGCAGTGATGATTAGGTCCCTCCCGCGTATCGCCTTCCTCTGGCGAGATTAACTGGGGAAGAAGGCACAAGAACCGGAGAAAGAATAGGACGGACAGGGGATTCAAGAACGGTGAGATCCCCCCCTCCCCAAAGATAGCAAAGATGAGATATTTATCTTCAAAGATAGGATCTTTACGGTTCTTTTCTTCTCGTTATCATCGACGTCCGTTCTGCCAACGAACGAACTCCGAGATTGCCGCGGGAGGAGCCGATGAAACCTCCTCCATTTCCCGCGCAAAAAAGCAGCCTCTCATATGAAATGAGAGCAagtaagcaagcaagcaagcagctGGAAGCATCTGATCTTTGCTTGAAGCTACAGTTGCTGACGAGAGGAGGCGGTGATTGTCCGCCTGAGGAAGAAGAGGGGTGATGGAGGCAACGGTGGCTCGCCTCCATCGAAGGTGAAGTCGAAGTGGATCACCACCAACATGGACCAATCAAACAGGGCTTTTTTGGTGGGGATTTTTTGAGGTTGCTTTCAGAAGGATACTATTTGTCCACAGGCAGGTGTTGGAACAGTGAAAATTTCTAGCATTCGCAAAATGTAAGGATGATGATATGAGATGAGGGATTCATTTATTCATACTGCTTAATTCATGAACTTTTAGTCACAGACTGCAAAAGTTTCACGCATGATTCTCTACCATAAGAACTTTTATATATGGATGATGAGTGACCATCTACCATCATGTTCTTTCCTCAGCTTGAATGGTTGCTATTGGCTGCTCAACAGTCTGTCTTGAATCTACTCCATCAAGGGGAAGAGAATTATGATGAAGAATGCTTGGTGAGAGAATTGCAATTTGGGCATTAGATATGAGGAATGAATAAATCTTATACATGATTTATTGAGTTCAATAAACATGCCAACAAGCTGGAAAATTATGACAAAAGAAAGATCAAATCATGCTCAACATAAGCTGTTCTCAACTTCTCTGCAATGAATCAAAACTCCAAAGCCAATGGCTGAAGAGATGGATTTGATTACTAAACACATTCTCGATGATGGCATGTTCTACATCGATTAACATTCTAAATATCCCTACAAAGCTGAAAAGACTACCttcccttaaaaaaaaaaaaaaatcaacacaaTGCAGTCAAAGTAAATCGATGTGAGCATCCACCTGAACTAAGCCGATCCATATCTTCTCCGTATCTTTTTGGTCATTGCCATACAACAGTTCAAACATCTTTAGATCTCAAGAAGTAATCGGTCATGGAACATGATGTCGAGGATTCGGAGGACATGTCACACTAAGAGCAAGCAACCATCTCAAGGCAGAATGCCAAAACTATGAATCATTCTGAAGCATTGCAACAATGAAGACAAAAGAAAGGGAGAATAGATCTTTGTGTCCATTTATCAGCAGCTTACTCAGGAGTGTCCCCACAAAAAATGAGCTTAGACTTCATGGAATCTACCAATCAAATGTTCTTTTTTTCGTTTCATGTAGTAATGCAACGATATTTTGGAATTTACAAGCTGTTATTGACTGTCACCAACCCCAAATTAAAACTAataataacatataaaaaaaCTACATTTCATGAATATTTAGTACCTTCCACTTGCACCATTAAGGAACCAGTCTGAATTCCTCTATAAAACAAGCATTTGCATGTGTAGTGCTCCTTTTCAGGTTCAATGAGTAGCGAGACTAACAGGAAGGCATCTCTGCCTACGGCATCGCCTTGTCGTCCTTCCCCATCCGATCATACCCACTTTATCTATTGTTATTTCAGAATTACTCGGTTGAGATGGTGGAAGTGAGCTCACCCCTATCTCCTCAAATGTGATGGACAAACTTCTAGGCTGCTTCCTCCTGTTTGTTTGGGAGTTTATTCCACTTTGACCAATGTTTCGTCTTGTTAGATCTGTCTGCCAAGGCCTACCTGATGCTTTCATCATCCCTCCAATAGTTTGGAGATCCTCTGTAACTTCATGCCTTGACAGTGATGCAAGACCTGGCAGAATATCTTTCTGGAAGTCCCTTCGCCGCTGCCTTCTCTTTCTTGCCTGGCCACGCCGAGGTTTTGCGAAAAGCAACGAAGCTGCACCTACGTCTTGTTTGCCTTCATGTTCATCTTTGATCTCAAGTTCCTTTGATCTCAACCAATACCGATCCACCTTAATTTCTTGGAGCTTTAGTGTCGTTGCCTCAAAGATATCCAAACCATCATCATCTGAAGATTGAGTTCCGCCATCTCCACCATCACCCAGCAGCCTTGGGTTTTCTGCTCTGCATGATGCTACTACATCTGCAAACCAACACAAAGTGTCAAATCGAGGCAGGGATGACGGGTGGGAATTGGTGTCATCTGGATGACCTCTGCAACCCATAGAGATAGCAACTAAATTCTCTGCAGCCAATCTAACAAGTGTAAAACCAGAATAATCCTTTTCCTCCGAACCATCTTTCTTGCTTGATGGAATGTGTTTATACTTCTTTATCATTGCCATTTGAGCCTGAGAAATGTTTGCTTCCGAATCAATGTTAGAAGCAATTTTTGCACCTACACTGGATTTAGCAtatgatgactgaaccactatctcATCTCTAGGTAATATCTTTGAAGGTATAGGTTCATCTCTACATGCAAACTCAGCATTGGGACGAATGTGATTCCTAAAATTTTCCCTGTTGTTTCCACTACAAATTTCGGTGATTGAATCACCAATATGGATATTATCCTGTGAATTCAGCACCTGTATATCACAGGACAAGTCATCGATGATCATGTTGCCATTTTTCTTAATAGTATTACCAGATAAATGTTTTCCCATACGCCGAAGAGAAGCTGATATGCTGCTTTGTTGTGTTGTCTTATGAAGAGGAAAACCAAGAATAATTGTCCCATTGTTATCAGAAACTTCATTTCCCTGCACTTTGTAATGCTTAAACTGTGAAGCTGATGTGACTTCCGGCATGGTACATCGAGAGAAATCCAGCTCTTTTCCTTCATTCCTCTCACCTCCAGGAGCAACAACATTGGAGCTAGAAATTAGCTGACGACGCCCATTGGAAAAGCAAAAATCTGCTCTCGAATCATATTTTCTCAAGTCAACAGCCTCATTATAGGATGCTTTGTTTCTGAATGAAGATGGATCCTCTGGCACCTTATCATTAACATCACAAATGACTCTATCCTGTCTGAAAGTAATCTTATCTTCAACATCACTTGGAAATACTTGATTTAGGTCCAGGTGAGTTTTCAAATCTCTGCTACTGAAATGCTTTGTGTAGTTTTCAGGCAAATGATAACGAAGATCTCTATTGGCATCATCAACCTTGTCTGGCTTACAAACTGCAATTTCTGTATGTAGTTCTGAACTGGACTCCAGATGAAGACCATGGTGATATCCATTTGCATGAGGCACCCTAATATCCGAACCTAGGCTTGTGGACAGGCTCTTAGTATTTTTCCAATTTTGACAAGTAACAGGGACTTGAGCATCTATCTTGGAACCCAGGCTCCCATTAGGAAGATTAGATGACACGCTGAAGCATGGAAGTGCTTGAACCATGGTTTGCCTGTTGCTAATGCTGATGGCAGGTTTTATCCAAGATGAAACAAATGAAGGTGCAGAACTGATTAAATCGGCCTTGGGAGTTGTCATTGTAGAAGGCGTTGAGGGAGACACTAGCGATAAATTTGAGCAGGTGATATGAGGGACTCTTAGAGATGCCTGGATATTGTGAATTGGCTCTTGTCTAGACCATGTCTCTTGGTTATTATGGTTGAATAAAGAAAATTCGTGACATTTCTTAGTGTTTGATTGTAAAGTTTCAGATGATGTTGAAGCGTTATCATCATAGAAAGTCTGAGAAAAAGAATCCACAGTGCTCCCTTTGTTCGCTGTATATTGATAATCAAAACATAATAAGTATGAGAAAAAAGAAGTTCGAAGAAGGTATATAACAGCATAATTAGCAAGACTTGTACTATGCATTAACAAGAAAAGCATAATTAACTTCTGTGCACTGGACCTACACCATGCATTAGCAGATGTGGGAAACCAAGCATTCAATCAAATGCATGAAGATGAGCATCTAACAGTGACAGTTGAATAATGCAAGGTCTGGTTAGTTTTGACAAATTCTTGCAATGATGCCATAATATGACAGTTTAAGCCAAGTCACAAAGGACCAAACAAACAAATTTAAGAGATCAAAACATTACCAGATTCATGATTAAATAATGGCCATTCTCTTTTTGTGAGTACATCCTTATGCAAGTGGTCTGAAGTAGTCTGTTGATTGACATGTCGTTCTATGaaattagtctttgatctcagaGATAAAAGATGCTCTTGATTCCTATTGCTGTGAGTCTCGAAGCCAAGTAATTGAATAGAAGCTGATTTTGCTGGAGTTTCATAACATATTTCTGTTATTGGTTTATTTAAATCAACTGCACTGCAGGCTGATATACCAAATTGTGTTGGTGAATTCAGTATCTGATGTTCTTCTTTATGATCACCACCTAGAGTGAGCTTCACATCATTCTCAGAATAGAGAGAGCAATTTCCATTCTTGAAAATACTAGCACTATGCGATAACTCAACAATTTTAGTCTGCACAGATCCATCAGTATCTTCAGTGTCTATATATACATCAGCTGGAAGTTGAAGGTTAAATCTTCTTTTCTTCAGAGGCTTGTATTCAAGTGCCTCGGTGTCCTTTTGAGAAGCTCCATTTAGTGATGGGAAATGATCAGATCGAACATTCCCTTCCCTTGAGAAACTAAAATGGGACCTCTCGGTGCCTGCAAAAGGTGTCTTTCCGTCGCCACTGTTTCCCAGAGGAAGGTGAGATATCTGTAATATCTTTTCAGTACATTCAGATTGCATTTGAGATGAAAAAGAATTTGAGTGTGATGCTTCTGCCGGTGTGAAAGATCCACAATACCCTCTAGTTTGAAACTGATTCATCAGGTCTTTCTGTATTCTATACAGACGATGAAGCTCATAGACCTGAACGACAAGTGAAACAACATTTATTACAGGAAAGCACATGGAAAGCTCAAAAGTGATATGAGGAAAAAAGTATCTTTATTTTCTCTTCTCTCCAGGAGAAGACTATCTTATTCATAAAGAGGAATCCAATTGAACATCAGATAGTGACAGGTTTGTGTACATACACAACATCTATCCTCTCAATGAATTCAGCCTACATTGTTAGTCTAAGCTTACTGATGCAATAATCTGAAGATAAAGAAAGAAGTAGGGCCTAATTCTTCCAAATGCAATCTTGT belongs to Musa acuminata AAA Group cultivar baxijiao chromosome BXJ3-5, Cavendish_Baxijiao_AAA, whole genome shotgun sequence and includes:
- the LOC103983610 gene encoding uncharacterized protein LOC103983610 isoform X3; this translates as MNQFQTRGYCGSFTPAEASHSNSFSSQMQSECTEKILQISHLPLGNSGDGKTPFAGTERSHFSFSREGNVRSDHFPSLNGASQKDTEALEYKPLKKRRFNLQLPADVYIDTEDTDGSVQTKIVELSHSASIFKNGNCSLYSENDVKLTLGGDHKEEHQILNSPTQFGISACSAVDLNKPITEICYETPAKSASIQLLGFETHSNRNQEHLLSLRSKTNFIERHVNQQTTSDHLHKDVLTKREWPLFNHESANKGSTVDSFSQTFYDDNASTSSETLQSNTKKCHEFSLFNHNNQETWSRQEPIHNIQASLRVPHITCSNLSLVSPSTPSTMTTPKADLISSAPSFVSSWIKPAISISNRQTMVQALPCFSVSSNLPNGSLGSKIDAQVPVTCQNWKNTKSLSTSLGSDIRVPHANGYHHGLHLESSSELHTEIAVCKPDKVDDANRDLRYHLPENYTKHFSSRDLKTHLDLNQVFPSDVEDKITFRQDRVICDVNDKVPEDPSSFRNKASYNEAVDLRKYDSRADFCFSNGRRQLISSSNVVAPGGERNEGKELDFSRCTMPEVTSASQFKHYKVQGNEVSDNNGTIILGFPLHKTTQQSSISASLRRMGKHLSGNTIKKNGNMIIDDLSCDIQVLNSQDNIHIGDSITEICSGNNRENFRNHIRPNAEFACRDEPIPSKILPRDEIVVQSSYAKSSVGAKIASNIDSEANISQAQMAMIKKYKHIPSSKKDGSEEKDYSGFTLVRLAAENLVAISMGCRGHPDDTNSHPSSLPRFDTLCWFADVVASCRAENPRLLGDGGDGGTQSSDDDGLDIFEATTLKLQEIKVDRYWLRSKELEIKDEHEGKQDVGAASLLFAKPRRGQARKRRQRRRDFQKDILPGLASLSRHEVTEDLQTIGGMMKASGRPWQTDLTRRNIGQSGINSQTNRRKQPRSLSITFEEIGVSSLPPSQPSNSEITIDKVGMIGWGRTTRRCRRQRCLPVSLATH
- the LOC103983753 gene encoding protein IMPAIRED IN BABA-INDUCED STERILITY 1-like isoform X1, with translation MGCVASKNAAPLTPAFVSSGVSGTLETSGEFQSSPSFWNRPQLANYEFGDCSESGESGKMSSSGNSSVSFRLWNLNRSSEGEQIAAGWPAWLSAVAGEAIQGWVPLKADSFEKLEKIGQGTYSSVFRACEIETGRIVALKKVRFDNFDPENVRFMAREIQILRRLDHPNVIKLEGLITSRLSCSIYLVLEYMEHDLAGLSSCPDIKLSEPQVKCYMHQLLSGLQQCHSHGVIHRDIKCANLLVNNEGILKIADFGLANILDPKDKQPLTSRVVTLWYRPPELLLGSTDYEPSVDLWSVGCVFAELFFGEPILQGRTEVEQLHKIFKLCGSPPEEFWNKSSLPRETIFKPHPYENCIRETFRFLPDSAFKLLQTLLSIEPNKRGTASTALTSEYFRTKPYACDPSSLPKYQPNKEIDAKFREESQRRIVKSRSHIVEATRKPSRALKPSRESNALAKIASHKEGSRNAQGMNRSGKKRKIPVANDNKRLLVDLQPTPSLTFRDEGRHVKQIPQRGLPSSGLLDVSASTSFARTKRPKEDQRHIKSHAGSRSRQVELEKFNPSNVSQAKSTFKLNGVGNGDLQHVPYSSSKGHKPYELTRNATLKHWIPPDFQDSVYSLSAHPSQDLSEGAVMPRNRSLGYREEKVDLSGPLLLQSQRVDEFLEKHEWKIHKAVRKSWFQRANNYLHIQASLCTFSSPNMNTMPCSFDWIQHRRS
- the LOC103983610 gene encoding uncharacterized protein LOC103983610 isoform X1; its protein translation is MLAATWIFDVLRPDAEFATTIFARWMRGRGMVMKVQGKYYLPGYNSMWEIKEDARNSWSWYFQDKKFSEHLYNNHVPKLVDGCSEHDKGMIRRTMLEHEAIFRKQVYELHRLYRIQKDLMNQFQTRGYCGSFTPAEASHSNSFSSQMQSECTEKILQISHLPLGNSGDGKTPFAGTERSHFSFSREGNVRSDHFPSLNGASQKDTEALEYKPLKKRRFNLQLPADVYIDTEDTDGSVQTKIVELSHSASIFKNGNCSLYSENDVKLTLGGDHKEEHQILNSPTQFGISACSAVDLNKPITEICYETPAKSASIQLLGFETHSNRNQEHLLSLRSKTNFIERHVNQQTTSDHLHKDVLTKREWPLFNHESANKGSTVDSFSQTFYDDNASTSSETLQSNTKKCHEFSLFNHNNQETWSRQEPIHNIQASLRVPHITCSNLSLVSPSTPSTMTTPKADLISSAPSFVSSWIKPAISISNRQTMVQALPCFSVSSNLPNGSLGSKIDAQVPVTCQNWKNTKSLSTSLGSDIRVPHANGYHHGLHLESSSELHTEIAVCKPDKVDDANRDLRYHLPENYTKHFSSRDLKTHLDLNQVFPSDVEDKITFRQDRVICDVNDKVPEDPSSFRNKASYNEAVDLRKYDSRADFCFSNGRRQLISSSNVVAPGGERNEGKELDFSRCTMPEVTSASQFKHYKVQGNEVSDNNGTIILGFPLHKTTQQSSISASLRRMGKHLSGNTIKKNGNMIIDDLSCDIQVLNSQDNIHIGDSITEICSGNNRENFRNHIRPNAEFACRDEPIPSKILPRDEIVVQSSYAKSSVGAKIASNIDSEANISQAQMAMIKKYKHIPSSKKDGSEEKDYSGFTLVRLAAENLVAISMGCRGHPDDTNSHPSSLPRFDTLCWFADVVASCRAENPRLLGDGGDGGTQSSDDDGLDIFEATTLKLQEIKVDRYWLRSKELEIKDEHEGKQDVGAASLLFAKPRRGQARKRRQRRRDFQKDILPGLASLSRHEVTEDLQTIGGMMKASGRPWQTDLTRRNIGQSGINSQTNRRKQPRSLSITFEEIGVSSLPPSQPSNSEITIDKVGMIGWGRTTRRCRRQRCLPVSLATH
- the LOC103983753 gene encoding protein IMPAIRED IN BABA-INDUCED STERILITY 1-like isoform X2 — translated: MGCVASKNAAPLTPAFVSSGVSGTLETSGEFQSSPSFWNRPQLANYEFGDCSESGESGKMSSSGNSSVSFRLWNLNRSSEGEQIAAGWPAWLSAVAGEAIQGWVPLKADSFEKLEKIGQGTYSSVFRACEIETGRIVALKKVRFDNFDPENVRFMAREIQILRRLDHPNVIKLEGLITSRLSCSIYLVLEYMEHDLAGLSSCPDIKLSEPQVKCYMHQLLSGLQQCHSHGVIHRDIKCANLLVNNEGILKIADFGLANILDPKDKQPLTSRVVTLWYRPPELLLGSTDYEPSVDLWSVGCVFAELFFGEPILQGRTEVEQLHKIFKLCGSPPEEFWNKSSLPRETIFKPHPYENCIRETFRFLPDSAFKLLQTLLSIEPNKRGTASTALTSEYFRTKPYACDPSSLPKYQPNKEIDAKFREESQRRIVKSRSHIVEATRKPSRALKPSRESNALAKIASHKEGSRNAQGMNRSGKKRKIPVANDNKRLLVDLQPTPSLTFRDEGRHVKQIPQRGLPSSGLLDVSASTSFARTKRPKEDQRHIKSHAGSRSRQVELEKFNPSNVSQAKSTFKLNGVGNGDLQHVPYSSSKGHKPYELTRNATLKHWIPPDFQDSVYSLSAHPSQDLSEGAVMPRNRSLGYREEKVDLSGPLLLQSQRVDEFLEKHEWKIHKAVRKSWFQRGKKQGR
- the LOC103983610 gene encoding uncharacterized protein LOC103983610 isoform X2 → MVMKVQGKYYLPGYNSMWEIKEDARNSWSWYFQDKKFSEHLYNNHVPKLVDGCSEHDKGMIRRTMLEHEAIFRKQVYELHRLYRIQKDLMNQFQTRGYCGSFTPAEASHSNSFSSQMQSECTEKILQISHLPLGNSGDGKTPFAGTERSHFSFSREGNVRSDHFPSLNGASQKDTEALEYKPLKKRRFNLQLPADVYIDTEDTDGSVQTKIVELSHSASIFKNGNCSLYSENDVKLTLGGDHKEEHQILNSPTQFGISACSAVDLNKPITEICYETPAKSASIQLLGFETHSNRNQEHLLSLRSKTNFIERHVNQQTTSDHLHKDVLTKREWPLFNHESANKGSTVDSFSQTFYDDNASTSSETLQSNTKKCHEFSLFNHNNQETWSRQEPIHNIQASLRVPHITCSNLSLVSPSTPSTMTTPKADLISSAPSFVSSWIKPAISISNRQTMVQALPCFSVSSNLPNGSLGSKIDAQVPVTCQNWKNTKSLSTSLGSDIRVPHANGYHHGLHLESSSELHTEIAVCKPDKVDDANRDLRYHLPENYTKHFSSRDLKTHLDLNQVFPSDVEDKITFRQDRVICDVNDKVPEDPSSFRNKASYNEAVDLRKYDSRADFCFSNGRRQLISSSNVVAPGGERNEGKELDFSRCTMPEVTSASQFKHYKVQGNEVSDNNGTIILGFPLHKTTQQSSISASLRRMGKHLSGNTIKKNGNMIIDDLSCDIQVLNSQDNIHIGDSITEICSGNNRENFRNHIRPNAEFACRDEPIPSKILPRDEIVVQSSYAKSSVGAKIASNIDSEANISQAQMAMIKKYKHIPSSKKDGSEEKDYSGFTLVRLAAENLVAISMGCRGHPDDTNSHPSSLPRFDTLCWFADVVASCRAENPRLLGDGGDGGTQSSDDDGLDIFEATTLKLQEIKVDRYWLRSKELEIKDEHEGKQDVGAASLLFAKPRRGQARKRRQRRRDFQKDILPGLASLSRHEVTEDLQTIGGMMKASGRPWQTDLTRRNIGQSGINSQTNRRKQPRSLSITFEEIGVSSLPPSQPSNSEITIDKVGMIGWGRTTRRCRRQRCLPVSLATH